The Treponema phagedenis DNA segment TTTGCTTGCCGAACAAAAGCGGAAACTCAATGTTTTCGTACACATTTAAAACCGGCACAAGATTAAAGGACTGAAAAATAAATCCTAAATACTCATGCCGTAATCCGGTCATCCGTCTGTCAAGTCGGGCGGGGATTTTTGCCTTTTTGTTTTTTTTCATATACTTATCCAAAAGGGCAAAATCCTTTTCAGAATAAATCGGCTGTTCATTGATAATAAGTTCCCCGGCGGTCGGCGTATCAATTAAGCCTATCATGTTTAAGATGGTTGACTTGCCCGATCCCGAAGGCCCTGAGATAGAAACAAATGCCCCCTGTTCTATTTCAAAGTCAATGCCCTTTACCGCTTCGACAAAAACCTTGCCCAAGGGGTAAATTTTTTTTAAGTTTTTAACTTGTACAATATGCATGGTACCCTCCGAATATATTTTTTACTGCATATAAACAATTTGTTTGTTTAAGCAGGTTTGTAATAAGCATATAGATAGATATAAAACTGTATAACATTTATGTCAAGCATTTTACTTCAAAAAAGAAGAAATTTCTTTTCCGGTTTTTACACTTTCTCGGCACAGCAATGAAAATCTCTTTTCATAGAATTTCGTAAGCGTTTAATAATAACGGCTTTTGCATTCCTATGGTAAACTTGCTCACCGTAGCGAAATTCCAAACGATGTTTTAAAGCATCAACAGTAAATTATAAAATTGAAGCTTTAAAACTCGTAGGCGAAGTTAAAGTAAATTTTCACAACTTCGCCCTTGAGCCGTGTCGGGCTCTTTTTAAATATGTATTATGTTTTATATAACCCCGTATAATATTAAGTCAAGTAAAATTTACTCGGTTTCTTTTTAGTCGGTTTCATCGATATTTTTTTGGATGTCTTTTTTACTCGTCACGTTCGATGAAACATATTTTCCGCTTTTCTTTCGTTCATTTACGCAGAGCGTGAGCAGATATTCAATTTGTCCGTTTACGGAACGAAAATCGTCTTCCGCCCACGCCGCTATTTGATTGTAGAGTTTTGCGGATAATCGTAATGGTATTTGTTTTTTTTCGTCTTTGGCCATTAATATAAACTGCCCGAATTGACAACCGGCTGCGCATCTTTATTTCCGCATAATACCACCAGCAGGTTTGAAACCATCGCAGCTTTTCGCTCTTCATCAAGAATAACTTTGCCGCTTTCATTGAGTTTATCCAAAGCCATTTCAACCATGCCGACCGCTCCGTCAACAATCATTTTGCGCGCATCAATGATTGCCGAAGCTTGTTGACGCTGAAGCATTGTTGCCGCAATTTCCTGTGAGTATGCGAGGTATGTAATTCGTGCTTCAATAATTTCAATGCCCGCCGTATGCACCTTGGATTGAATTTCTTCTTTAATTCTTTTTGCAACAATTTCCGACGAACCGCGCAGAGAGCCTTCATCGGGGATGCCGTCGCCGGTGGTATCAATATTTTCCGCAACATCATAGGGATAAATTTTTACAATGTTTCTTAGTGCAATATCGCATTGCAGTGAAAGATATTCTTTGTAATTGTCAACTGTAAAAACAGCTTGCGCGGTATCGACAATTTTCCAAATAACCGCAATGCCGATTTCGATCGGATTTCCAAGCCGGTCATTTATTTTTTGTCTATTATTGTTTAAGGTCATTTGCTTGAGCGAAATTTTTTTGTTTACCAGCGACATAGTTGATAAGCGAAAACCGTTTATAGAAATATCAGCCTCTCCGTCTTTATTTACATCGCCGCTTTGTCTGAGTGTTGTTTTTGCCGCAGGGTTTACCGCAACGCAAAAAGGATTGACAAAATAAATACCTTCTTTTTTTAAGGTGCCGATATATTTTCCGAAGAGCGTAAGTACAAGTGCTTCCTGCGGTTTTATAACTTTAATCCCTATAAAGGAAATGCCGGTTATTGTTATTATGATAATCAGCAGTGGAAGTATTGTTCCGAAAATGCCCGGAGAAATAATTTCCAGCGACAAGGCCTGTGCGGAAACTACTATGGCGATAATACAAAATAATTCCACAAGCAGTAAAACCGCAATCATTACAAATCCGTTTTTTGCTTTTAACTCAATCTCTTTCATAAAAGACCTCCGTATCAATATGATATCAAAGTGATATCAGTTTTAAAAAAACCTGTCAAGCCGTTATTCCATGATTTTAACACGAAAATACAGAAAAACGTTTGTCGAAGCCTTGCACGTTAGGCATGCGATTAACTTATCATACCGCAAGCTTGTAACGCCCCACAGTGCTAAACGTCATTTTTTTTAATGACATTGGTCACTTTTTTTTGCAAACGTATTTGTAAAGATAAATTTTAATAAAGAGGAGTCCGACACGGCGCAACGGTGAGCAATTTACCATAGTAATGCTTAAATCCGGTTTTAACGTCCGTGGCGGTTCTGTTCACAGTTTGCTGTGAGTTCAAAAGTTGTAACGTATGGGCGAATGGGATGTTGCGGCTGACAGATTTTTATAAATACTTTTTCGGTTCATCATCGCCTGATTTTGCGTAAAGTGAAATATACGGTTTTGCGGGACTCATATTTATTTTTCCCATAAGTACTTCTTCAATTTGAAAAAAGCCTACATCGCCGCTCATCTCTACATCAATACGCACCGGCTTTTCTTCGCCTTTTGTAATTCGAATTGATTCTATTGAGTTTGCCGAATACTTGTGGATGTCGCCAATACGTGCCTCCGTATTTAATTCCATCGGAATGCGCGCTCTGCCCTTTTTCATGTCGCAGCCGTCAGCTACCAGCACAATGCCCGCCTCGATTGAGTTGATAGGACGGGTTGCCATATGCCCGATAATACATTCGCATGCGGTTGTTTTTATCACTGCGCGCCGTTCGTATGAGGTTATGCCGAGTTTATCCAAGCTTCGCTCAATAATCGGCAAAGCAAGCATCATTGAAAAAAGCTCGTGGTCTTTGCGCGTAAGTGCCATACCGATATCATGCAAATAGGCGGCAAGCGTAACCGCACAATAGCTATCTTCGATTGTACCGGTTTCTTCGGCTTCGATACTTGTTTTAATATTTGCCGCCGAAAGAAGTTTTAATATCTTAAGCGCATTAGCGGTAACCAATTTCATATGTACCGGCCCGTGGTCATTGAAACCTAACCGCACGATGGAAACAGAGTTTGCGCATTCTTGCAAAGCTTCAATTTCAGGGTCATCAATAAGAATCCCTAAGAGCTTACTGACAATGGGGTTATCTTTTACCGATTCCAATAAACGGTTTTCGGTGATAATTTCTTTTTTTGATTTCATAGTGTTCCTCCAAGTTTTTTATAAATTATAGGCAGCTGTGCATTCAGGTGTTTATAAAAGAAAATAAAATGTGTTTATAGGATATAGTGTATTGATTTTTAAAACTACCGTATGTAAATTTAGTTTATATTTAAAACAATAAAAATAATTTTTAAATCTTCGATCTGTGCATTTCTATTTGTATCATTTATAAACCATATTAACCTTGAAAGATTACATTTGAAATAATTTTTTGTTAACATAGTGTTAATTTTACTATCGGCGATATTCTTGACAGTGTAATTATATCATACTATAATTGATTAAGAAATACATGATTTAAAGGAGATTTGTTAAAATGGATAATTACCCCCCCCCCCCCCCCCCCCGGTCAGAAAAATATAAATTCAGAAATTGAAGAGCTAAAAAGAAAAACGCTTATAAAGATTTTTATAGGGTTTTTGAGTATTCAGCTTTTTACCACAGTGCGAGGCGGTATTTTCTTAAATAAACACAACCCCTTCATGGGCAGAAGTTTTGAAGGGGTTGTTTTGCAAAGAAATATTTATATCGCGGTGGTAGTTTGCATTGTAGTAGGCATTTCATGTTATTTGGTTTTTATGAAAATTTTATCTCCTTTATGGGAAATGCTTTCTACAGAAAAAGAGGAAAAGAAGAACATTGACATAGAGTATATTTTTAAGCGTCTTCAGTTCTTCTATACCTTTTCCGCAATGTTCTCTCTTTTGCTTTGGGTAATTTTTTCCCTTTTGTTAGTTGTAGCAAAAATATCTACAACACCTGCACATACTGTGGTTTTAGTGCGGTATACCGAATCATTTTTAATTGCTTTTTTAACCACAGTATTGCTTGATATATTAATGCAGCCGGTTAAAAAACTTTTAGGCATCACAGATATCGTGAATCAAAAACATGATATTTTTTCTTTGAAAAATGTTCTTTTCCCGATTGCTGTTTTGGTTTTTAGTATAGCGCATACTTTTGTTATTCAATGGTATTATATGCAGCCGAAGGTAATTGCAGAAGGACGTTCCGACTACGTTTCTTCTTATGTTACCTTAGGCATATATATTCTGGTTGTTATCATTGTCTTTACTTTGCTTTCAAAACGGCAAGACAGTATACAAACAAATTCATTAAAAAACCAACTGCTATTGCTTTTAGGTGACAATGATGTGGAAATATCACGCAGAATCGCAATACGAAATTTTAATGAGATGGGTGAAGTTACCAGTTATTTTAACCGGTATCTGGATCGCTTACAGCAAATGATAAAGGTACTTAAGAATAAAAGTTTTGAAATAAAAGAAACCGAAGAAGTGTTGTCAGAAAATATGAGCGAATCAGCCGGCGCAGTAAATCAAATCAGCACGAATATTAATGAAGTGAAGCAACAAACCTTTATACAAGCTGAAAGTGTAACGGAAGCAAGCGAGGCTATTGACAGCATAATGCTTCTTATAGAACAGCTTAACGCAAGCATTGATCGGCAGGCTGCAAACGTTGCCGAATCATCCTCGGTTATTGAAGAAATGGTTGCAAATATAGGTTCAATTACTCAAGCAGTGGAAAGTTCTGATATAACCGTGCAGTCCCTTGTTACGGCAACGGATGAGGGAAGAACAAATATGGATACTGCAAATACAATTATGCAAAAAATTGCAGAAGAATCGGGAACCTTATTAGAAGCAAGTAATGTTATTCAGCATATTGCAAGTCAAACAAACCTACTTGCGATGAATGCGGCAATTGAAGCAGCTCATGCAGGTGATGCGGGAAAAGGTTTTGCGGTTGTTGCCGATGAGATCAG contains these protein-coding regions:
- a CDS encoding SPFH domain-containing protein → MKEIELKAKNGFVMIAVLLLVELFCIIAIVVSAQALSLEIISPGIFGTILPLLIIIITITGISFIGIKVIKPQEALVLTLFGKYIGTLKKEGIYFVNPFCVAVNPAAKTTLRQSGDVNKDGEADISINGFRLSTMSLVNKKISLKQMTLNNNRQKINDRLGNPIEIGIAVIWKIVDTAQAVFTVDNYKEYLSLQCDIALRNIVKIYPYDVAENIDTTGDGIPDEGSLRGSSEIVAKRIKEEIQSKVHTAGIEIIEARITYLAYSQEIAATMLQRQQASAIIDARKMIVDGAVGMVEMALDKLNESGKVILDEERKAAMVSNLLVVLCGNKDAQPVVNSGSLY
- a CDS encoding phosphohydrolase; the protein is MKSKKEIITENRLLESVKDNPIVSKLLGILIDDPEIEALQECANSVSIVRLGFNDHGPVHMKLVTANALKILKLLSAANIKTSIEAEETGTIEDSYCAVTLAAYLHDIGMALTRKDHELFSMMLALPIIERSLDKLGITSYERRAVIKTTACECIIGHMATRPINSIEAGIVLVADGCDMKKGRARIPMELNTEARIGDIHKYSANSIESIRITKGEEKPVRIDVEMSGDVGFFQIEEVLMGKINMSPAKPYISLYAKSGDDEPKKYL
- a CDS encoding methyl-accepting chemotaxis protein; this encodes MLKWIITPPPPPPGQKNINSEIEELKRKTLIKIFIGFLSIQLFTTVRGGIFLNKHNPFMGRSFEGVVLQRNIYIAVVVCIVVGISCYLVFMKILSPLWEMLSTEKEEKKNIDIEYIFKRLQFFYTFSAMFSLLLWVIFSLLLVVAKISTTPAHTVVLVRYTESFLIAFLTTVLLDILMQPVKKLLGITDIVNQKHDIFSLKNVLFPIAVLVFSIAHTFVIQWYYMQPKVIAEGRSDYVSSYVTLGIYILVVIIVFTLLSKRQDSIQTNSLKNQLLLLLGDNDVEISRRIAIRNFNEMGEVTSYFNRYLDRLQQMIKVLKNKSFEIKETEEVLSENMSESAGAVNQISTNINEVKQQTFIQAESVTEASEAIDSIMLLIEQLNASIDRQAANVAESSSVIEEMVANIGSITQAVESSDITVQSLVTATDEGRTNMDTANTIMQKIAEESGTLLEASNVIQHIASQTNLLAMNAAIEAAHAGDAGKGFAVVADEIRKLAEESSTQGRSITVTLKQFGGELETLASSTKRTMENFNAIYSLSEEVKSISLRLVSALKEQGHGSSEVLTAIRDINEVTIDVQNDSDKMLSGGKNIVTEMRKLTELTQIITNSMDEMAAGAVQINNSIQDVEQITQKNKKSIEELAIEINRFKE